TTTATAAAAACTGAAGACTATAAGAACAAGCCAGTTATTCTCTATTTCCTTGGAAATGGAAGTTGTAAGAAtcatcaatttttattccccccaaaaatttttacatatatggataaaaaaagaatccAAGCTGAGTTTGCCTCCAATGTGTACATAAGAAATTACCGACTTgtcaattaattttttttttttttttttttttaaaataaatccaTTTATAGATTTGGAGAAAAATGTtgaaatatacaatttgaTAGTTGGAAGAGTAGACGTGAGCGTTTTCTCATGTTCAAATAGAgggtatgcatataaattaaaaaaaaaatatgcatcgCTAAATTTTCacgtttatatatatatttttttttgcttattttttaaatacagTTCTGGAGATAATGATCTTAGCCCATCCGAAGCTCTATTTTACAAAGACGGCCAAGCATACATAAATTATCTTACGagcataaatatgaaacatatatttgtgCTTGGAAcgtaataaaaacaaaccTCTCTCACTGCTACAGCGCGTGCAGCATGGCAATTGTCACACTTTGCAagtgcatatatacatacatatttattttttactttgtTAATTTAGGTCCATGGGTGGTGCCGTTGCTATTGAGACAGCTAAGAATAATGTCAATCATGTAAGTCCATTTGCTTTAGTGTTAAATGCATAAAATGGTAGATAAgattatacaattttatacaattttatatttcatttttttttttacagaTATCGGGCTTAATCGTTCAAAACTCATTTTTAAGCATGAAAGAAATGGCAAAACTTGCGcaaccatttttattttttttcatcatatcTTATGATTTACTAATAAgaacaaaaatgaataatgaacaaaaaataaaggaaaatCGTGTTCCAGCCTTGTTTAATATTTCTGAAAAGGTAGGCACATGAGAAAAAAGCATATACAAACACATGTTTATTCGTAAACCAATTTGATATGTTATACATTTGTTCTCCCATTTTGTTAAATACTTTTTAGGATAAAATCGTTCCCCCAAGTCATGGAAAAAAACTATACGAGGTAGGTTTACATGTGATGTGTTTTTCGTAATTTTCATAGCTTTTCGCAGTTTTCGTAATTTCGTTACATTTTCTCCGTTTGCTCACCCTTCCTAGCTATGCCCAAGCCagaaatttatttacacTGCAAAAGATGGAGAGCACGTTGACATCCTCGTAAATGATGATGGGTCTTACCATCGAtcgatgaaaatatttattgaaGCAGCAATTTCCAAATACggcaaaaaataatcccTAACACGAGTGGAGAAGAATTAGGTCAATATGTGCATGCCGACATGTACAATCAACCAATTAATCAACATAGGacgtatatattttaaattaacaattttgcaaagacattttttgtttattttgtattatttgttaAGGATTGTTCCCTTAATTCAAtgtttgtattattttcctaATGAATACagagataaaaaaatgacataaatattgaagaaagacattttaaaacattgttactttttataatcCAAGTGTTATAAGTTTTATATGTCTACCTAAGTTGGGcatacaataatataaa
This sequence is a window from Plasmodium chabaudi chabaudi strain AS genome assembly, chromosome: 7. Protein-coding genes within it:
- a CDS encoding BEM46-like protein, putative, yielding MVLKKLIISIVVAIIAVLVVINTTIYFIQDSLIFVKIKADPQYIKPLGPNYEEIMMPTEDNQKLRCWFIKTEDYKNKPVILYFLGNGSYLEKNVEIYNLIVGRVDVSVFSCSNRGSGDNDLSPSEALFYKDGQAYINYLTSINMKHIFVLGTSMGGAVAIETAKNNVNHISGLIVQNSFLSMKEMAKLAQPFLFFFIISYDLLIRTKMNNEQKIKENRVPALFNISEKDKIVPPSHGKKLYELCPSQKFIYTAKDGEHVDILVNDDGSYHRSMKIFIEAAISKYGKK